The Streptomyces sp. RKAG293 genome includes a region encoding these proteins:
- a CDS encoding GAF and ANTAR domain-containing protein, protein MPREQQLSRVFVEIADSLIDDFDVIDFLQQLSVRCMELLDVAAVGILLADEHGILRVLAASDERTRLLEFFATQHDQGPCVECFQSGQPRTNIDLTDFRSTDDWPQFATQAQEIGFVATNALPLRLRGRIIGALSLFQTDPSPLGYQDVSLAQAMADIATIAILQQRTLAQSETERGQLQYALTSRIVLEQVKGILAERWQLSVDDAFAAFRHYARDHNLKLAALARDITDGTFDTDTIPHGAAGTTA, encoded by the coding sequence ATGCCCCGCGAACAGCAACTTTCCCGGGTGTTCGTCGAGATCGCCGATTCCCTGATCGATGATTTCGACGTCATCGACTTCCTGCAGCAGCTGTCCGTGCGGTGCATGGAACTCCTCGACGTGGCCGCCGTCGGAATCCTTCTCGCGGACGAACACGGCATCCTGCGGGTCCTCGCCGCTTCCGACGAGCGCACCCGGCTGCTGGAGTTCTTCGCCACGCAGCACGACCAGGGCCCGTGCGTGGAGTGCTTCCAGAGCGGGCAGCCCCGCACCAACATCGACCTCACCGATTTCCGGAGCACCGACGACTGGCCGCAGTTCGCCACCCAGGCCCAGGAGATCGGCTTCGTCGCCACGAACGCGCTGCCGCTGAGGCTGCGCGGGCGCATCATCGGTGCCCTGAGCCTGTTCCAGACCGATCCGAGCCCTCTGGGCTACCAGGACGTCTCCCTTGCCCAGGCCATGGCGGACATCGCGACGATCGCGATCCTGCAGCAGCGCACCTTGGCCCAGAGCGAGACCGAACGCGGCCAACTCCAATACGCGCTGACCAGCCGTATCGTCCTGGAGCAGGTCAAGGGCATCCTTGCCGAGCGCTGGCAGCTGTCCGTCGACGACGCCTTCGCCGCGTTCCGCCACTACGCCCGCGACCACAATCTGAAGCTCGCCGCCCTGGCCCGCGACATCACCGACGGCACCTTCGACACCGACACCATCCCCCATGGCGCCGCCGGCACCACGGCGTGA
- a CDS encoding GAF and ANTAR domain-containing protein — translation MISDRMGNVLRRLRDDDGPGGIAHAMTAGAVALGVDGLAVSLLMEDSGIELVACSDESAQVFEDLQFTLGEGPGPDTVRGGIMVWVPDLAGVRPDRWPALAMETAGLAARAVFCFPIGLGAIRVGVLTAVRRTPGPLSPGQADDALVLARALTARCLGGGEPRRQDPDDRASQDSSHELQQAVVHQATGMISVQLGLSLPQALLRLRGHAYGSGSTITDISREIVARRLRLDPNTDGTEPAVADKD, via the coding sequence GTGATCAGTGATCGCATGGGGAACGTGTTGCGCCGGCTGCGCGACGACGACGGGCCGGGCGGGATCGCGCATGCCATGACGGCGGGTGCGGTCGCGCTGGGTGTGGACGGCCTCGCGGTGTCCCTGCTGATGGAGGACTCCGGCATCGAACTGGTGGCCTGCTCGGACGAGAGCGCACAGGTCTTCGAGGATCTGCAGTTCACCCTCGGGGAAGGTCCCGGCCCCGATACCGTGCGCGGCGGCATCATGGTGTGGGTGCCGGATCTGGCCGGTGTGCGCCCCGACCGCTGGCCGGCCCTGGCCATGGAGACGGCAGGCCTGGCGGCACGGGCGGTGTTCTGCTTCCCCATCGGCCTGGGCGCCATCCGTGTCGGGGTGCTGACCGCGGTGCGCCGCACTCCGGGCCCCCTGAGCCCCGGGCAGGCCGACGACGCCCTGGTCCTGGCCCGCGCACTGACCGCCCGCTGTCTGGGCGGCGGCGAACCCCGCCGGCAGGACCCCGACGACCGGGCCTCCCAGGATTCCTCCCACGAACTGCAGCAGGCCGTCGTGCACCAGGCCACCGGCATGATCAGCGTCCAGCTCGGTCTGTCCCTGCCGCAAGCTCTGCTGCGACTGCGGGGTCATGCTTATGGCAGTGGCAGCACCATCACCGACATTTCCCGAGAGATCGTGGCCCGGCGGTTGCGCCTGGACCCCAACACCGACGGCACTGAGCCTGCCGTCGCAGACAAGGACTGA
- a CDS encoding TetR/AcrR family transcriptional regulator — MPTKSPSEEVPAGPSGEVPARGKRADAQRNRQTLLTAAAAVFVTSGVDAPIREIAARAGVGMGTIYRHFPTRADLVVAVYRHQVEACAEAGPSLLAGADSPLVALRQWVDLFVDFLVTKHGLANALQSDSSGFDALHSYFLDRLVPVCAQLLDAAAGAGQIRTGTQAYELMRGIGNLCIGRDSDPRYDPRRLVELLLDGLQRPQSS, encoded by the coding sequence ATGCCCACGAAAAGCCCCTCCGAGGAGGTGCCCGCCGGCCCGTCCGGGGAGGTGCCGGCCCGAGGCAAGCGGGCCGACGCGCAGCGCAACCGGCAGACGCTGCTCACCGCCGCCGCCGCGGTGTTCGTCACCTCCGGCGTCGATGCGCCGATCCGTGAGATCGCCGCCAGGGCGGGCGTCGGGATGGGGACGATCTACCGCCACTTCCCGACCCGGGCGGATCTCGTCGTCGCCGTCTACCGCCACCAGGTCGAGGCATGCGCCGAGGCCGGCCCGAGCCTGCTGGCCGGTGCCGACTCCCCGCTCGTTGCACTCCGTCAGTGGGTCGACCTCTTCGTCGACTTCCTCGTCACCAAGCACGGACTCGCCAACGCCCTGCAGTCGGACAGCAGCGGCTTCGACGCGCTGCACAGCTACTTCCTCGACCGTCTGGTGCCCGTCTGCGCGCAGTTGCTCGACGCCGCGGCCGGCGCCGGCCAGATCAGGACCGGTACGCAGGCTTACGAGTTGATGCGCGGCATCGGCAACCTCTGCATCGGACGGGACAGCGACCCCCGCTACGACCCCCGCCGACTGGTGGAACTGCTCCTTGACGGACTGCAGCGACCGCAGTCGTCCTGA
- a CDS encoding chlorophyllase, whose translation MNASAHPTDTLGSPTPVLSVSPVVLPAPGRAVDLEVRVSAPVTGSDLPVILLSHGQGHSNHLSSLNGYAPLVNFWAAHGFVVIQPTHLSSRALTLDPATPGAPMFWRSRAEDMRLVLDRLDAIEAAVPQLRGRLDHSRVAVAGHSMGGHTASLLLGARLTDPEDGTEANLADPRIKAGVLLAAPGRGGDALVAAMAENLPFLLTTDFSGMTTPTLVVAGDNDASAHLTVRGPDWHTDPYVLSPGPKTLLTLFGAEHGLGGISGYDVAETTDENPERVAVVQLLTWAYLRTELYPGDSAWKAACDELTAGPDPLGRVESKSAAE comes from the coding sequence ATGAATGCATCGGCTCACCCCACCGACACCCTCGGCTCACCCACTCCGGTCCTCTCGGTCAGCCCCGTGGTGCTGCCGGCTCCCGGCCGTGCCGTGGACCTGGAAGTGCGGGTCTCCGCACCCGTGACCGGGAGCGACCTGCCGGTCATCCTCCTCTCCCACGGTCAGGGCCACTCGAACCACCTCTCCTCGCTGAACGGCTACGCCCCTCTCGTCAACTTCTGGGCGGCGCACGGCTTCGTCGTGATCCAGCCCACCCATCTGAGCTCCAGGGCGCTGACCCTGGATCCCGCCACCCCCGGCGCACCGATGTTCTGGCGATCGCGCGCCGAGGACATGCGGCTCGTCCTCGACCGGCTCGACGCGATCGAGGCCGCCGTCCCGCAGCTCCGCGGGCGCCTGGACCACAGCAGGGTCGCCGTGGCCGGGCACTCGATGGGCGGCCACACCGCGAGCCTGCTGCTGGGCGCCCGGCTCACCGATCCGGAGGACGGGACGGAGGCGAACCTGGCCGACCCCCGGATCAAGGCCGGTGTACTGCTTGCCGCGCCAGGCCGGGGCGGCGATGCCCTCGTCGCGGCCATGGCCGAGAATCTCCCCTTCCTCCTGACCACGGACTTCTCCGGGATGACGACACCCACGCTCGTGGTCGCCGGCGACAACGACGCCTCTGCCCACCTGACGGTCCGGGGCCCTGACTGGCACACCGATCCGTACGTCCTCTCCCCCGGCCCCAAGACCCTGCTCACCTTGTTCGGCGCGGAACACGGGCTCGGCGGAATCTCCGGATACGACGTCGCCGAGACCACGGACGAGAACCCCGAGCGGGTGGCCGTGGTCCAACTCCTCACCTGGGCCTACCTCCGCACCGAGCTCTACCCCGGGGACTCCGCCTGGAAGGCGGCCTGCGACGAACTGACGGCCGGCCCCGACCCGCTCGGCCGCGTCGAATCCAAGTCGGCCGCCGAGTAA
- a CDS encoding extracellular solute-binding protein codes for MSRTGRRVLAALLPLLVCVAAACSSGGPPGPPPDDDAVGSGGPIVVASGLDVTGSGGVRQHLIEEWNRQHAGSADLQAELVELPGAADQQRSQLLGALQSGSAHYDVVNLDITWIPEFAAAGLIRAVPATQAEDPDLIGQVAKTADWKGRTYAKPFNSDVGLLFYRPDYLRQAGVDLSPPALSTWQWSTLGAIIEELDGAPPSGPRKSGYLGGWTTQLAAYEGLTVNVIEAFESVGVHLTDEEGHYTADPRQLKAGLVELGARAEHVLPAARSSDESASLTQFGAGQTAFLRFWPYGYGSLAALLPPTAYSVTRLPGSAVLGGQNLAVTADSPRAAHARALIDFLTSPESERCLLDAGFAATRVSAYDGSARPCWPKVAETLHRAATAGEDPARTPSPQDRAAYRVTLLQALQGAVQRPRTPYYGAFTQILQSSVHAWLTADRPDVDATAAQLDAALRAALSGH; via the coding sequence ATGAGCCGGACCGGGCGGCGCGTCCTCGCCGCGCTCCTTCCGCTGCTCGTCTGCGTGGCCGCCGCCTGTTCGTCCGGAGGACCGCCCGGACCGCCACCCGACGACGACGCGGTGGGATCGGGCGGTCCGATCGTCGTCGCCTCAGGTCTGGACGTGACCGGATCCGGCGGTGTGCGCCAGCACCTCATAGAGGAGTGGAACCGGCAGCACGCGGGATCCGCCGACCTCCAGGCCGAACTGGTCGAACTGCCGGGCGCCGCCGACCAGCAGCGCAGCCAGCTGCTCGGCGCGCTGCAGTCCGGCAGCGCCCACTACGACGTGGTGAACCTGGACATCACCTGGATACCGGAGTTCGCGGCGGCCGGTCTGATCCGCGCCGTCCCCGCGACCCAGGCCGAAGACCCGGACCTCATCGGGCAGGTCGCCAAGACCGCCGACTGGAAGGGCCGTACCTACGCCAAACCGTTCAACAGCGACGTCGGACTTCTCTTCTACCGGCCCGACTACCTGCGGCAGGCCGGGGTGGACCTGTCCCCGCCGGCCCTGTCGACGTGGCAGTGGTCCACCCTCGGCGCGATCATCGAGGAGCTCGACGGCGCTCCGCCCTCCGGTCCCCGCAAGAGCGGGTACCTCGGCGGCTGGACCACCCAGCTCGCCGCGTACGAGGGGCTGACCGTCAACGTCATCGAGGCGTTCGAGTCGGTGGGTGTCCACCTCACCGACGAGGAGGGTCACTACACGGCGGACCCGCGGCAGCTCAAGGCCGGTCTCGTCGAACTCGGCGCCCGCGCGGAGCATGTGCTTCCCGCGGCCAGGTCCTCGGACGAGAGCGCCAGCCTCACCCAGTTCGGCGCCGGCCAGACGGCCTTCCTGCGCTTCTGGCCGTACGGCTACGGCTCACTGGCCGCGCTGCTGCCGCCCACCGCGTACAGCGTGACGCGCCTGCCCGGCAGTGCGGTCCTGGGCGGCCAGAACCTTGCCGTCACAGCCGACTCGCCGCGCGCGGCACACGCCCGCGCGCTGATCGACTTCCTCACCTCCCCGGAAAGCGAACGCTGCCTGCTCGACGCCGGGTTCGCCGCCACCCGCGTCTCCGCCTACGACGGCAGCGCGCGCCCTTGCTGGCCGAAGGTCGCCGAGACGCTGCACCGCGCGGCGACGGCGGGCGAGGACCCGGCGCGCACCCCTTCGCCGCAGGACAGAGCCGCGTACCGGGTGACTCTGCTCCAGGCGCTGCAGGGCGCGGTCCAACGGCCCCGGACCCCGTACTACGGCGCGTTCACCCAGATCCTCCAGTCCTCCGTCCACGCCTGGCTCACCGCGGACCGCCCGGACGTCGATGCGACCGCCGCCCAGCTCGACGCCGCGCTGAGGGCCGCGCTGTCAGGCCACTGA
- a CDS encoding VWA domain-containing protein has protein sequence MPPYDPRGRGNDAGAGGKRHRAVLLGVDTYEHLPPLLPVARSVQLMRQALTAGATGVLAPDDLIVPEGQLGHTAFRAALSEARDQAEGLLLVYFAGHGLVRSNGTDLHLMVSGSRVTQNREHPFVDAISWQHDVMGSLIHAKADWVVVILDCCYAGNALRDFTPDGEQNFAVLTAAEAGVEIPEGSPADGTPFTRELHRLLTDGIPGQPKVTFTGLVAAVREAMEPVRAVDEHRWLPDERRRGDDVVLSHASPANVPVTVPPATPPPIRQPPPAPAPARSGGRLRHRLKNRAFIRTAAVLLTALALAAAGGVYALTSGQAAACAPPTELRLLADPDALPTVQKAVDAYLQRPGGCRAVGITVYAGKGTDAVTAFRNSAVWQSPPATCPATGDCLRPQRDLGAQPDIWMPGASSSWERAKETGQQAATLDRLGPVAYSPLVLAVPGTVSLPAADQTGTPLSVIIGHLRAPQSQAALLRPDPEYTDAALLGTVALYTSLGGSGQSPAEIEQGMVQALSPSPSTAHDLMCALARGTNNALEDRAAVLVPEQTMARFNLGPADPGHPTCTSATLSKRIATYPSDLPMADLPFIHVMWKGADRHADERAQAVQDLYTWLTGPDAQKLFTGDGYRGVSEGHPATPGPGSLLTDPANSRAVHTDLVPSTAPDVSSTALDTTLQSYRQALGPGRVLYLLDSSSSMDGFWTGPGRAKDLLTRSLRSLGTKDEYGIWSVVEDGSAHHRELLAFGTHDRKAAEAKVAGATTVRQDARPDLALHEALAELRGRAKNGDRPQLIVFITDDEDSTGIPPAALTSLVQDAAAGARSRVVTVSLHSGGCTAVALNQRITAATGGRCLDPAVELATELPAEVAKTGTGDAE, from the coding sequence GTGCCGCCGTACGATCCGCGCGGCCGGGGGAACGACGCTGGGGCCGGCGGAAAACGGCACCGCGCCGTACTGCTCGGCGTCGACACCTACGAGCACCTGCCTCCGCTGCTTCCCGTCGCGCGCAGTGTGCAGTTGATGCGGCAGGCGCTCACGGCCGGAGCCACCGGGGTACTGGCTCCGGATGATCTCATCGTGCCCGAGGGGCAGTTGGGCCACACCGCGTTCCGAGCCGCGCTCTCGGAGGCCAGGGATCAGGCCGAGGGGCTGCTGCTGGTCTACTTCGCGGGGCACGGCCTGGTCCGCAGCAACGGTACGGACCTGCACCTGATGGTCAGCGGCTCGCGCGTCACCCAGAACCGCGAGCACCCCTTCGTGGACGCCATCTCGTGGCAGCACGACGTCATGGGCTCCCTCATCCACGCCAAGGCCGACTGGGTCGTCGTCATCCTGGACTGCTGCTACGCGGGCAACGCCCTGCGGGACTTCACCCCGGACGGCGAACAGAACTTCGCGGTGCTCACCGCCGCCGAGGCCGGGGTGGAGATCCCCGAGGGCAGTCCGGCGGACGGCACACCCTTCACCCGTGAACTGCACCGGCTGCTGACCGACGGCATTCCCGGGCAGCCGAAGGTCACCTTCACCGGCCTGGTGGCCGCCGTCCGGGAGGCCATGGAACCGGTCCGCGCGGTGGACGAACACCGCTGGCTCCCGGACGAGCGCCGCCGCGGTGACGATGTGGTGCTCTCCCACGCCTCGCCCGCGAACGTCCCGGTGACGGTGCCCCCGGCCACGCCGCCGCCGATTCGGCAACCGCCGCCGGCCCCGGCGCCTGCCCGGTCCGGCGGTCGGTTACGGCACCGGCTGAAGAACCGTGCGTTCATCCGTACCGCGGCCGTCCTCCTCACCGCTCTCGCCCTGGCCGCCGCGGGTGGTGTCTACGCCCTCACCTCCGGTCAGGCCGCTGCCTGCGCGCCCCCGACGGAACTGCGACTGCTCGCCGACCCGGACGCGCTGCCCACCGTCCAGAAGGCCGTCGACGCGTACCTCCAGCGGCCCGGGGGCTGCCGGGCGGTCGGCATCACGGTGTACGCGGGGAAGGGCACGGACGCCGTCACGGCCTTCCGCAACTCCGCGGTCTGGCAGTCCCCGCCCGCCACGTGTCCGGCCACCGGCGATTGCCTGCGCCCGCAGCGTGACCTGGGGGCACAGCCCGACATCTGGATGCCGGGTGCGAGCAGCAGCTGGGAGCGGGCGAAGGAGACGGGCCAACAGGCTGCCACCCTCGACCGGCTCGGCCCGGTCGCCTACTCCCCGCTGGTGCTCGCCGTCCCCGGGACCGTCTCGCTGCCGGCCGCCGACCAGACCGGCACCCCGCTCAGCGTGATCATCGGACATCTGCGCGCGCCCCAGTCCCAGGCGGCGCTGCTGCGGCCCGACCCCGAGTACACCGACGCCGCACTGCTCGGCACGGTCGCGCTGTACACATCGCTCGGCGGCTCCGGACAGTCCCCGGCGGAGATCGAGCAGGGCATGGTGCAGGCGCTGAGCCCGTCCCCCTCAACCGCCCACGACCTGATGTGCGCCTTGGCGCGGGGGACGAACAACGCCCTGGAGGACCGGGCCGCCGTGCTGGTCCCCGAGCAGACCATGGCCCGGTTCAACCTCGGGCCGGCCGACCCCGGACACCCCACCTGCACCTCCGCCACGCTGTCGAAGCGGATCGCCACCTATCCCTCCGACCTGCCCATGGCCGATCTGCCGTTCATCCACGTCATGTGGAAGGGCGCCGACCGGCACGCCGACGAGCGGGCCCAGGCGGTACAGGACCTCTACACCTGGCTGACGGGTCCCGACGCCCAGAAACTCTTCACCGGCGACGGCTACCGCGGGGTGAGCGAGGGGCATCCCGCCACCCCCGGCCCCGGATCGCTGCTCACCGACCCCGCCAACTCCCGTGCCGTCCATACCGACCTCGTGCCGTCGACGGCGCCGGACGTCTCCAGCACCGCGCTCGACACGACCTTGCAGAGCTACCGCCAGGCGCTGGGCCCCGGCCGTGTCCTGTATCTGCTCGACAGCTCCTCGTCCATGGACGGTTTCTGGACCGGGCCGGGCCGTGCCAAGGATCTGCTCACACGATCGCTGCGCTCGCTGGGGACGAAGGACGAGTACGGGATCTGGTCCGTCGTGGAGGACGGCAGCGCGCACCATCGCGAACTGCTGGCGTTCGGCACCCACGACCGGAAGGCCGCCGAAGCGAAGGTGGCGGGAGCCACGACCGTCCGCCAGGACGCCAGACCGGACCTCGCGCTGCACGAGGCGCTGGCCGAACTGCGCGGCCGGGCGAAGAACGGCGACCGGCCCCAGCTGATCGTCTTCATCACGGACGACGAGGACTCGACGGGCATCCCGCCCGCCGCGTTGACCTCACTCGTCCAGGACGCGGCGGCCGGAGCGCGCAGCCGCGTCGTCACCGTCTCGCTGCACAGCGGCGGTTGCACCGCGGTCGCGCTCAACCAGCGGATCACGGCGGCCACCGGCGGCCGCTGCCTGGACCCTGCCGTCGAACTCGCGACGGAGCTGCCGGCCGAGGTCGCGAAGACCGGGACAGGAGACGCCGAATGA
- a CDS encoding M4 family metallopeptidase: MARSEDRALGDLARRTLQADAVERTRRRIATVRGAPFVAGAADSDRPVRTVYDARHRGNLPGREVRAEGAKPGKDMTANRAYDGLGATFELYLQAYQRHSINDQGLPLNATVHYRQGYNNAFWNGERMVIGDGDGDVFLDFTLPLDVIGHELTHGVTQYSANLSYFGQPGALNESVSDVFGSLVKQYALGQTADQADWLVGAGLLGPTVQGVALRSMKAPGTAYDDPRLGRDPQPGSMDDFVTTGRDNGGVHINSGIPNHAFHLVAEALGGYAWERAGQIWYDVLTGGELSSDADFAAFADLTVSAALARYGRGSESDAVIKAWAQVGVIEAALAGAVFVPAGGSLDHRGTVPETVGHTPPGPPVGDDEDEDDE, from the coding sequence ATGGCCCGGTCCGAGGACCGCGCGCTCGGCGACCTCGCCCGCCGCACCCTGCAGGCGGACGCGGTCGAACGCACCCGCCGCCGCATAGCCACGGTCAGAGGCGCACCGTTCGTCGCCGGTGCGGCCGACTCCGACCGGCCGGTGCGGACGGTGTACGACGCCAGGCACCGCGGGAACCTGCCCGGGCGGGAGGTCCGCGCCGAAGGTGCGAAACCCGGCAAGGACATGACCGCCAACCGCGCTTACGACGGTCTCGGCGCCACCTTCGAGCTGTATCTGCAGGCGTACCAGCGGCATTCGATCAACGATCAGGGCCTGCCGCTGAATGCGACCGTCCACTACCGCCAGGGGTACAACAACGCCTTCTGGAACGGCGAACGGATGGTGATCGGCGACGGCGACGGCGACGTCTTCCTGGACTTCACCCTGCCGCTGGACGTGATCGGCCATGAACTGACCCATGGCGTGACCCAGTACAGCGCGAATCTGTCCTACTTCGGCCAGCCGGGTGCGCTCAACGAGTCGGTGTCCGACGTGTTCGGCTCGCTCGTCAAGCAGTACGCGCTGGGGCAGACAGCGGACCAGGCGGACTGGCTGGTCGGCGCCGGCCTGCTCGGTCCCACCGTCCAAGGTGTCGCCCTGCGCTCGATGAAGGCGCCCGGCACCGCTTACGACGACCCGCGGCTCGGCAGGGACCCGCAGCCGGGCAGCATGGACGACTTCGTGACGACCGGCCGCGACAACGGCGGCGTGCACATCAACTCCGGCATCCCCAACCACGCCTTCCACCTGGTCGCCGAGGCCCTCGGCGGGTACGCGTGGGAGCGCGCCGGGCAGATCTGGTACGACGTGCTCACCGGTGGGGAGCTCTCGTCCGACGCGGACTTCGCCGCGTTCGCCGACCTGACGGTGTCAGCGGCTCTCGCCCGGTACGGCCGGGGCAGCGAGAGCGACGCCGTCATCAAGGCGTGGGCCCAGGTGGGTGTGATCGAGGCCGCCCTCGCCGGGGCCGTCTTCGTCCCGGCCGGCGGATCCCTCGATCATCGCGGTACCGTCCCCGAAACCGTCGGGCACACGCCGCCCGGCCCACCCGTCGGCGACGATGAGGACGAAGACGACGAATGA
- a CDS encoding SRPBCC domain-containing protein, with translation MSEDRIERETLISAPLERVWSLVAQPGFWVADKASLPGTVAKEGESMVAKNSEHGDFPVRVEKVQPPTYLAYRWTSAFPGEELREENSTLVEFTLTSEGDRTRLRVVESGFATLAGSEDLRSTNHKDHSQGWPLELDALKKRAEEPSA, from the coding sequence ATGAGCGAGGACCGGATCGAGCGCGAAACCCTGATCTCGGCACCACTGGAGCGCGTCTGGTCGCTGGTGGCGCAACCCGGTTTCTGGGTGGCCGACAAGGCGAGCCTGCCCGGCACCGTGGCCAAGGAAGGCGAGTCGATGGTGGCGAAGAACTCCGAGCACGGCGACTTCCCGGTACGGGTGGAGAAGGTCCAGCCGCCGACGTACCTGGCGTACCGCTGGACCAGCGCGTTCCCCGGCGAGGAACTGCGCGAGGAGAACAGCACCCTGGTGGAGTTCACCCTGACCTCGGAAGGCGACCGGACGCGGCTGCGCGTCGTCGAGAGCGGGTTCGCGACGCTCGCCGGGTCCGAGGACCTGCGCAGCACGAACCACAAGGACCACAGCCAGGGCTGGCCCCTGGAACTCGACGCGCTCAAGAAGCGCGCCGAAGAGCCCTCCGCATGA
- a CDS encoding metalloregulator ArsR/SmtB family transcription factor, which yields MTEEPPGAAEVVDSVLGALADPTRRQLLDLLAARGEATATTLAERLPVSRQAVVKHLAVLDAAGLVSGGRVGREVRYAVRPAALNATARWMSALAADWDHRLANIKRIAEAAERDADPARPD from the coding sequence ATGACGGAAGAACCTCCCGGCGCCGCCGAGGTCGTCGACAGCGTCCTCGGCGCGCTGGCCGACCCGACACGGCGGCAGCTGCTCGATCTGCTCGCCGCGCGGGGAGAGGCCACCGCGACGACGCTCGCCGAGCGCCTTCCCGTCTCGCGGCAGGCCGTGGTCAAGCACCTCGCCGTCCTGGACGCCGCCGGGCTGGTCTCCGGCGGCCGGGTCGGACGCGAGGTGCGGTACGCGGTGCGGCCCGCGGCGCTCAACGCGACGGCGCGGTGGATGTCCGCGCTCGCGGCCGACTGGGACCACCGGCTGGCGAACATCAAACGCATCGCCGAGGCGGCGGAACGGGATGCGGATCCGGCACGACCCGACTGA
- a CDS encoding inositol monophosphatase family protein gives MINSYASLDDAEVAIAAARAGGDVVRDLYGRRLSRVDKGGGDFATAADIEAEKTILGVIRSARPDDAVLGEEGGQQGAADAARQWLVDPLCGTLNYAVGTMVVAVNVALRDGAAAVADPFSGEVFFTGGATARVRHDGADVRLTPTSATRLVDVNLDPPFPSAPGFRAVDLLAHAGFVERFRPRVVSTTLALAWVAAGKRAAYVTDGGDLSGSVHFAAGIALCRAAGCVVTGIDGAPIGGAGRGLVVAADAETHGLLMSMIRSRAGDAGQRPTVRPGAGS, from the coding sequence GTGATCAACTCCTACGCGAGCCTTGACGACGCCGAAGTCGCGATAGCCGCGGCGCGCGCCGGCGGGGACGTGGTGCGTGACCTGTACGGCCGGCGGCTCTCCCGCGTCGACAAGGGCGGCGGGGACTTCGCCACCGCCGCCGACATCGAGGCCGAGAAGACGATTCTCGGTGTCATCCGGTCCGCTCGACCGGATGACGCGGTGCTGGGCGAGGAGGGCGGGCAGCAGGGTGCCGCCGACGCTGCGCGCCAGTGGTTGGTGGATCCCTTGTGCGGGACGCTGAACTACGCCGTCGGCACCATGGTGGTGGCCGTCAACGTGGCGCTGCGCGACGGTGCGGCGGCGGTGGCCGATCCGTTCAGTGGCGAGGTCTTCTTCACCGGCGGTGCGACGGCCAGGGTGCGGCACGACGGGGCCGATGTGCGGCTGACGCCCACATCCGCCACTCGATTGGTGGACGTCAACCTGGATCCGCCGTTCCCGAGCGCGCCCGGCTTCCGGGCCGTGGACCTGCTGGCCCACGCCGGGTTCGTCGAGCGGTTCCGGCCGCGGGTCGTGTCCACGACGCTGGCGCTGGCCTGGGTCGCGGCCGGCAAGCGTGCCGCGTACGTCACCGATGGCGGCGACCTGTCGGGGAGCGTGCACTTCGCCGCCGGCATCGCTCTGTGCCGGGCCGCCGGTTGTGTGGTCACCGGGATCGACGGCGCCCCGATCGGCGGTGCGGGCCGCGGACTTGTGGTGGCCGCCGACGCCGAGACCCACGGGCTGCTGATGTCGATGATCCGAAGCCGAGCCGGGGATGCCGGGCAGCGTCCCACCGTCCGGCCGGGGGCCGGGTCATGA